From Amia ocellicauda isolate fAmiCal2 chromosome 12, fAmiCal2.hap1, whole genome shotgun sequence, a single genomic window includes:
- the LOC136764503 gene encoding uncharacterized protein LOC136764503 yields the protein MRRAVRTPMLLLLLLGAGTGQSSAQVQQLEGIVGETVSFPASVSSGVLAYRDGANIAQVSDDGTVRVYAERFSGRVRWDRESGFLRISELNTGDRGNYTVERFNGGKRVTGFQLTVYYRVSQPLIHVTDKGSPPESPCILLCSVSNWREVTLSWYRDREETPLKHTSSPDINSTLTLPLETEGLSHSYSCVATNPVSTETYTVNPADRCAVFQQVKGTVGDSVTLRAPVLKAGSLSSRDEGVIAEVSQGKHFTVSNDRFRGRVHWDSGSGHFQITGLSTQDSGFYTVDIEDAGGVQFLLTVHFQTGYLVTATVAQAIIMAVDAVGLLVLFLLHSKRRKQKDKREDYSLERRVMYGSLIVSVTLDGIGLIILAAYWASKPQDESPVHPGVTAFLWMIVCRVLIACGFVIWAVVYRFRKRKSNRENVLGFTALIVLYVGSAVTVAIGFLPGLIILAMCLFQREQREQKIEVTEGETVHFPIHTNHWILKLGSDKIAEKCRVEMAEKNLWEIEITDGRFKDRITSVNGFYCITDLKTEDAGVYTVQDLDENVFFKYKVTVLVALKGIEGYCVKIPCLVEGHIEILLKCRGVGVVATVTKGECKVTASTFTGRLNWDEDTRHFEITGLKTCDAGVYKVESKDGTKKVAKFDLTVLSQQQTLPIKYMDGERISIKAPVSQDRTLLYKGVRIAAVEQGKLRIYDKTFREKVTWEREGEHFDLSGLTAQDSGVYTVKNNAQWIIAKCHLTMNSAAQRDEEDVNTERDSLLNGRRQANFHPMALEQLQHP from the exons ATGCGCCGCGCTGTGCGGACCccgatgctgctgctgctgctgctgggcgcAG GCACAGGTCAGTCCTCCGCCCAGGTCCAGCAGCTGGAAGGCATTGTGGGGGAGACGGTCTCTTTCCCAGCCTCAGTTTCCTCAGGGGTCTTGGCCTACAGAGATGGTGCCAATATAGCCCAGGTGTCGGATGACGGCACTGTCCGAGTCTATGCGGAGAGGTTCAGCGGCAGAGTGCGCTGGGACAGGGAGTCCGGCTTCCTTCGGATCTCAGAGCTCAACACGGGCGACCGTGGCAATTACACTGTGGAGAGGTTCAACGGAGGGAAGAGAGTGACAGGGTTCCAGCTGACAGTGTATT ACCGTGTGTCACAGCCTCTAATACATGTGACTGACAAAGGCAGCCCCCCAGAATCCCCCTGCAtcctgctgtgctctgtgtccaATTGGAGAGAGGTGACCCTGTCCTggtacagagacagagaggagacaccCCTGAAACACACCAGCTCCCCTGATATCAACAGCACCCTGACTCTCCCTCTGGAGACAGAAGGACTCTCTCACTCctacagctgtgtggccaccaACCCCGTCAGCACAGAAACGTACACAGTCAACCCTGCAGATCGCTGTGCTG TGTTCCAGCAGGTTAAGGGCACAGTGGGGGACTCGGTCACTCTCAGAGCCCCAGTGCTGAAGGCCGGCTCCCTGAGCAGCAGAGATGAGGGCGTTATTGCAGAGGTGTCCCAGGGGAAACACTTCACTGTCTCCAACGACAGGTTCAGAGGGAGGGTGCACTGGGACAGCGGGTCGGGACACTTCCAGATCACTGGCCTGAGCACACAGGACAGTGGCTTCTACACAGTGGACATTGAGGACGCAGGAGGGGTTCAGTTCCTCCTGACCGTGCACT TTCAGACTGGTTACCTGGTAACTGCTACTGTAGCTCAGGCTATAATTATGGCTGTAGATGCTGTGGGACTGCTAGTTCTTTTTCTGTTACACTCTAAAAGGAGGAAGCAGAAAGACAAGAGAGAAG ATTATTCTCTGGAGCGAAGAGTTATGTACGGCAGCCTGATTGTGAGTGTGACGCTGGATGGGATTGGACTGATCATTCTAGCAGCTTACTGGGCCTCAAAGCCACAAG ATGAATCCCCTGTTCACCCTGGTGTGACTGCATTCCTGTGGATGATTGTATGCCGTGTGCTGATAGCATGTGGGTTTGTGATCTGGGCTGTGGTGTACCGCTTCAGAAAAAGGAAGAGCAACAGAGAAA ATGTGCTGGGGTTCACAGCTTTGATTGTGCTGTATGTGGGGTCAGCAGTGACAGTTGCCATTGGGTTCCTGCCTGGTCTTATCATCCTGGCAATGTGTCTATTCCAAAGAGAACAGAGAGAACAGAAGATAGAAG TGACTGAGGGGGAGACAGTGCATTTTCCAATCCATACAAATCATTGGATTTTGAAACTCGGCAGTGATAAAATCGCAGAGAAATGCCGGGTTGAAATGGCAGAGAAGAACCTGTGGGAAATAGAGATCACAGATGGCAGGTTCAAAGACAGAATAACCAGTGTCAATGGCTTCTACTGCATCACTGACCTGAAGACTGAGGACGCCGGCGTTTATACAGTCCAGGACCTGGATGAGAACGTGTTCTTCAAATACAAAGTGACAGTGCTCG TGGCCCTGAAAGGAATCGAGGGATATTGTGTGAAAATCCCCTGCCTAGTGGAAGGTCATATTGAAATCCTGCTGAAATGCAGGGGTGTTGGTGTCGTTGCTACAGTGACCAAAGGGGAGTGCAAGGTTACAGCTTCGACGTTCACAGGCAGACTGAACTGGGACGAGGACACCAGACACTTTGAGATCACAGGCTTGAAAACTTGCGATGCCGGGGTTTATAAGGTGGAGAGTAAAGACGGAACAAAGAAGGTTGCAAAATTCGACCTGACAGTGCTCA GCCAGCAGCAGACTCTGCCGATTAAATACATGGATGGAGAGAGAATCTCTATTAAAGCCCCAGTGTCCCAGGACAGGACCTTGCTGTATAAAGGGGTCCGTATTGCGGCAGTGGAGCAAGGGAAGCTCAGAATTTATGACAAGACTTTCAGAGAGAAAGTGacctgggagagagagggagaacacTTTGACCTCTCAGGCCTGACCGCACAGGACTCTGGGGTTTACACTGTGAAGAATAATGCACAATGGATCATCGCAAAATGTCACCTGACAATGAACA GTGCAGCTCAGAGAGATGAAGAGGATgtcaacacagagagagacagtctGCTGAATGGAAGAAGACAG GCTAATTTCCATCCTATGGCACTGGAACAGCTTCAACATCCCTGA